The sequence GATGGCGGCCAGGATTCCGATAATGGCGACGACGATCAACAGCTCGATCAACGTAAAGCCTTTTTTCATGATGCAATCCTCCTAGTTTATTTGGTAGGATTCGGGAAGAATCCGACGGCTTAAATCCGAGGTTTATGAGCGTTTCAGGATTGCGTACATTGCCTGAATCTGGATATCCAGGATGAAAGGATGACCAGGATTTTTATCCTGTAAATCCAGAAAATCCTGACCATCCTGATTCTGACAAATAGCCAGAGAATAGTATCTCCTCCATCCGAAAACGCTTTTACGCAAGTTTTACAAGATAAATATTATAGATGCTCGCGCGAAGCGAATATAGGAGAGAAAGAAACGAGAAACAAAAAAGGGGCGGCTGTGAAAGCCGCCCCTTTAGCGTCAATACAAGGAATTAGAAAAGACTCCATTCTTTCACTGCTACAGGCGTAAAATAATCGAGTTCCTCCTGTGGAACTGCGCCGCGAGTGATTTTCAGCCGATCCAAGAGCCCGGTGTAAGGCAGTCCTCCGCCAGATTCGCAGCCGATGTAGAAATTGAGCACATCAGCCATGCGCACGCCGCCGGTGTAATCCATCCGGTCCGCCAGCTGGCCATCGACGTAGAACCGCAATTCGACGCCTTGCTGGTGCTCGGCGGCGATGTGATGCCATTTCATGTCATTGGGAATGACGGCGTTGGAATGAGCATCCAAAATGCCGTAGGTAGTAACGGTCATGAGAGAACCTTCATACATTGCATCAAGAGGCAGAGCCGCCCCGGCGCCGTTTTGATAAGGCATCGCGCTGTCGAAATTGTATGAGACGATCGTCTTAGCCAAGGGCGCCTTGGGATTGGCGGCGGCGCTATCGAGTTCGGAAACTTTTAAAACCGCGTTATGAATGCGCGCCCGATCAATGGCGCCATAGAGGGGACTGCTGCCCGTATCGCTGGAACCAATGCTCAAAATATTGTTTTGGAGATCGCGGGCGGCGTCCGTATTTCCGATGTATTCCTTCAATTCTCCATCCACATAGAAAGAAACGCCTGCGCCAGGATCCCACGCCATGGCGATATGATGCCATGTTTGATCGGCGGCCAGTTGGTAAGTGCTTTCCACATCTACAATTCCCAAAAGCGTGAAGAGCAGGTTGCCGTTATGGAAGCCCATTTTGTAGCTGCTTCCATAGCGCATGATATCATCGTAAGTACCGAACTTGTCGATTTTGACCCATGCTTCCATCGTGATGGGGCCGCCCTGAATCGCGAGAATTTTATTCGCCGAATCGTCGCCGGAAACGGGATACTTAACAGAAAGATCGCCTGCTTTGCCGGAAGGAGAATCCGCAAGGCTTTGGGCCGCCAGACGGGGGCGGAAGGAGAAGGAATAGCCGCTTTGGCCGCCGATGCCGTAAGCCAACAACACGACGCGAGCGGCCTTTTGATTTGCGGCGTCGAATTTGACCCAGGCTTCGAAGGTAAAATCTTCATCCCAGAAGCTCATGATATCGCCTTCGTCGGGATAGATCACCTGGTCGGTTCCATCGAAACTCAACGAATAATCGCCCGCCTTTCCCGTGGGGGTATCGGTAGAGAACGCAGGGATGGCATCTTTCGAGCCGAATGCGGCGGTGCTGACGGCGGGCCGCTTAGCAGGAGCGGCGTTTTGGTAAGGCTCTCCGCCTTCGTCGAAACTATAGGATACGAGCGTACTATCCAGCGGAGTTTTCGGATTAGCGGCGTCGCTGTCGAGCTGCGTTTCATTCAAAACGGCATTATGGATGCGAAGCCGGTCGACTAGCCCTTGAAGGGGAACGGCGCCATTGGTTTCGGAACCGATATCTAATTTGTTGTTCTGAAGCGCCCGGCCACTATTCGCCGTCTCTTTATAGCCCGCCAATTCGCCGTCAACATAGAAATCTACGCCGACGCCCGGCTCCCAAGCGGCGGCGACGTGATGCCATATATTATCCGCGCTCATCGCCACACCGCTTTCTACATCATCCACGTCATAAAAAGTCCAGACGATCGTGCCGTCGTTGATTCCCATCTTGTAGGAAGCGCCGTAGGCGGCGATGCCGTTGTATTGATTCAGCGCCGAGACTTTAATCCAGGCTTCCATCGTAATCGGTCCGGATTGAATATCGAGTATCGGATCGACCGAGTCGTCCACTGTTAGCCCTTTGCCGGGAATTAAAGATTTGTCTCCCGACTTGCCTGAAGGGGAGTCATCGCTGTTTCCCGGCAGATCGGCGTCGGTAACGATAATCCCCAAATTGGCCTTAAAAAGCCCCATATTATCCATGACCGTTAGGCCGCTGCCCTCGTTGAATTCCCAAAAGTAAACGTCGCCCGGATTCTGGGAATAAGCGAATGGAGCCAATGTGAGAACTCCAAACGCTACTCCAGCAATCGTTAAAAATTTCTTTACCATTCCATCCATCCTTTCTCGAAAAATTAGTTATAATTGGGAATTGACTCAAAATCTTATACCACGAAACAATTTTTCAAAATAGGGATGCAAAAAGGGAAAAACAATAAATGTGCAGATAACAATGATTCATTCCATCGATCGTGCAAACCATGACTCAATTTGCGCGATAATTTCATTTGCGAAATTATCGGTTATAAAAAAGATAACTTCGGCAATTTCCCAAAATTTTAGAATAGAATATTGAATATTGATCCCCATAAATGTTGAAAGGTTTGAAGCAATGAAAAGATATTTTTTTTTAACCCTATTTATTCTGCTCGTTCATCCCGCTTGGAGCGCGGAGGAAGCAAAACCCAAGGAATCGAAAGATTCCGGCGTAGAAATGGTTTATCGCATTCAAGTCCGCGTCATTTATGCAGGCAAGACAGGGATATTCGGAACAGTTCCTACGGAATTGTCGGATATGCGGCAGGTACTCACTCAATACATGCCCTACCCATCATACGAACTGTCGAACATTATCCGTCTCAGCGTCTTCGGCGACGAGGAAGCCACGGCGCTGACGTTTCCCGAACATTACTTGCGCATCATTCCTAAAGGCGCAATTAAGGGAGAAAGGGGATTGAAAGTGAAGGCGGAACTTTATCATGTCCCGGCAGGCGTGGATTCCAAGACGAAATATTGGCTGGGGAATCCACAGCAACAAAATCCAACGTCCACCGATCAGGGGAGTTCATCCTCCACGGCGCCGTCCACCACGCCTCCGATGATTGGTTTCGAAGAAAAAAGCCAAGGGGAAAGCAAACCCTTTTTACCTATCGTCAGTTCCGCCGTTTTGCTTACAGATCGCGATTGGGAGGCGTTCGGCGGCGTTCCAATTCGAGTTAATTCGAAATCGGAAGTCAGTTCGACAAGCATGTCATCCTCTTCGTTGTCGCTCAGCGCCGGGAGAAATTCCGTTGGGATGGAGAGATTTTTGATTTTGGGGATGCGATTGGAAAAGCAGTGATGAATGATGAATGATGAATGATGAATTCGGGATTAGAAGAAATCTACTGGCAGGGATTTGCGGCCGGCGTAGCCCGCGTCGAGTTCATGCCAGAATTGAATCTCATCCCCATCGGAGAGTTCGTAACACAGAAAAACTTCCTCGCCTTCGATGATGGAGGGGAAATCGATCAATCCCCGCTCGATATCTTGGATGACGATTCCCTGATCGGCGATTTCCGAAACCAGGCTGTTCAACCGATGTTGAAATTCATTGCGCCGCCGTACATGGTGGAATTGGGTGCCGTTGGTGCGTCCCTTCAATCCTTGCGCCAGGTTGGAGGGATTGGCATGAAACTCCCTCGCCTCTTCGAGCAGCGCGCGCATCGAATGAAAAATTTCCCGAAGCCGAGGAATAAGGGAATTGGCTTCGTTCAGCGAAAAATGTTTATCGAAATGAGGCATTGTTTATCCAAAAAAAGTGATTTGAGTCAAGCGATGAGGAGATAAATTTAAATCTATCTAACGTTATCTCCCCGCGCGCAATAAGTCAAAGAGATAAAAAGCGTTCAGGACGAGGGAATGGACGATTTTCCCTTCTTGAATCAATTGCGGAATCTTCGCCAGGGGCACGAGTTCGACGCGAATGTCCTCGCCATCGTCCAGCGATTGATCGTATTTGAGTATGACGTTTTTCGCCAGGAACAAATGGCAGGTATTGTTGAGAATGGCGGGATTGGGGCGCACGGCGCCGAGTGGGATCACCTCCTCCGAGTCGTAACCCGTCTCTTCCCGCAGCTCGCGGCGCGCTGCCTCCAGCATGGAGCCGTCGCTGGGATCGGCCAACCCGCCGGGGATTTCCAGCGACATTTCCTCGGTTCCGAATCGGTATTGATGAACCATAACCACTTCGCGATCCGGCGTAAGGGGAATGATATTGATCCAATCCCTGGTTTCCAGCACATAGGCGGGCAGTTCAACGCCGTTACGGGGAGAGACGCAGATATCCTCCCGCAGATGGAAAATGCGGTAATGCGCCACGTAGCGGCTGGATTTTTTCTCCCAGGGACGGCTCATAATTGCGGGCCTCGATCTTAGTAAGAGTGATATGGGGAATGATGCCAATCACTTTTGAATTTGTTGCATTTAAATCCCTCTCCCAAGATGGGGAGAGGTTAGGTGAGGGTTGATTTGTTTGAACTTACCTCCCCTCACCCTAACCCTCTCCCAAAGGGCGAGGGAATGGAAATGCGTAATAGGAGATAATTGCGCAAAATCATACCGCTCCCACGCGGCGGCGAAGATCGGCGACGATATCCTTGGCCTTTTGGCGCAGCGAGGCTTTTGCGTCCGGCAGCGTCTGCTTGGTTGCGCCGGATTGATGCAGTTGGAGATGGAAGCGCAAAGCGTTGGAGGTTCCCGAGGGGCGGAATGTCAGATAGTTCCATTTTTCTTCATCGAGATAGAAGCGGACGCCTTCGTCGGGAAAGCCGTCGAAATTGGCGGCGTCGTATTTTCCCGTCCAATAGACGGCGGTGGAATAGACCGGCGTTCCCGCCAGCGAGACAGGTTTCTCCCGGCATTCTTTTTCCAATTCAAGTACGCCCTTGATGACTTCGCGCTTCTTGATAAAGCCTTCCAGGCCGTCGTATTCCCCATCGAGGGGATCGGGTTCGTAATAATTGAGGAAGTAGCCGATATCGGGATCGAGGAAGATTTTTTCGTCGATGAGTTGAAAAAGCGTCGTCCCTTTCAGTTTGGCGTAAGCGGCGATTTCGGCTAACAACAACGCCGCCAGCGTGCCGTCCTTATCGCGCACGTGTCCGCCTTCGCCCATAGAAACCGCATCGGGAGGCGGTCCGCCTAGGATGGAGAAGCCGCTGCTTTGCTCCATGCAAGCGATGTTGTACTTGCGATGGCCGTTATTCATATCAATGCAGGAGTGCATGAAGGGATGGCATTGGGGTTGGGCGGGATCGGGACGGCCTTCGATCAAGTCGGGCAGTTTTTGGCCCTTCCACGCCTCATTCACGCACATGGCCAGCATGGCGAAGCCCACCCAACTTCGGGCGACGCCGAGGCCGTATTTCATCGCCATTTTCGTGAGGGCGTCGCTGGTGGTGTGGGAGAGGGCGATAAAGCGCTGTTCTGGTTTCTGGATGTTTCCGAACTGCTCGATCTCTCGATGCAAACGATACCAAACGATCAAAGCCCACAAATCGTCCGCCGGCAGGAGCGTATAGTCTTTGTTGCCGTAAATGGCGCTTTGCGATGGAGTAACTTTGACCACCAATCCGCAGCGGTCGGCGTCGGGATCGGTGCCGACGAGGATATTGAGATCGTCAAAGGAGCCGGGATGATCTTCTTTGAAGGATTGGACGGCGATTTCGGCGGCGCGGACGTCGCCGGGATCGGGCTGTTGCTCGAAGCCGGGTTCGCTGTTGAAGCAGGGAAACAGGCCATCCAGTTCGTCCAGTTTATTCACTTTCAAAACATTGGTGAATCCGACTTCCTTTAGGATGCGGGGGACGGCTTTGCGTCCGGCGCCGTGGTAGGCGCAATAGCCGATGTTCACAGGCTTCTTGCTCGTTTTTTGTTCCGCCACCAGGTCTTTTTGCAGGAGAAAGGTTTTCACGTGCTCGACATGGCGGGTGTGCATATCGATGAGATGGTCTTCCCGTCCGAAATAATCGACGCCTTCCACCGGTTCCGAACCGCCTAAAAACCAGAGTTGATCGGGAGCGGCTTCTTCGAAGGGCAGCAGTTTGATATCCGCCGAAACGGCTTTGCTGATGTAATCGCGGACAATGACGGCGCGGTCTTCCAGACTGAATTGGGAGCCATTGCCGCAAGAAACTTTGTAACCGTTATAACGGTAATCGTTGTGGCTGGCGGAGATGAGAATGCCGATATCCGCCCGCAGATTAGGCACGGCGAAGGTAAGTTCGGGATAAGGGCAGGCTTCGTCGAAAAGATAAAGCGTAATGCCGTACGCCAGAAAGAGTCGTCCGATCAACTGGGCGAAGGCCTGGCCGCAGATGCGGCTATCGTAGCCGATTACGATTTTCTTCATGCCGCGATCCAACGCGAACTTGGCGACGCCGACGGATTTCAGCAGCAGCACTTTATCGTTGATGGTGGCGGGGCCTTTGAGAATGCGCGCTGCTGGGCCGTTTTCCTTCATCTTCAAAATCGACGCTTTGTCGAAAGCCATGCGTCCGCGAATGCCCGCCGTGCCGAAACTGATATCTTGCAGAAAGACGTCGACGATATCGGGCCAGCGTTCTTCTTCGATGGCGTCCTGGATGCCTTCGACGATATTTTCGGAGAAATTGGGGATATAGGGATCTTCCAACCAGGCTATGAGATTGGGAATAACGTTGGCGCTGGCTCTCTCGAAATATTCCACTGCCGATCGGGGTATGCCGCTGGGATTGGCGCTTTTCAGATTTTCTTCCGACCGGCGCAAATAATCGTCGATTCCTTTTTTGGCTTTTTCAAGCAACCCATCCATCATGGCTTGAAACCTTTCCTGCTTATTCTTAAGAATATTCGATTCCGATCTCTTGTTACGCAATACTATTCCCTCGCCCTTTGGGAGAGGATTAGGGTGAGGGGTTTAAGAAACAATCGCGCCATCGGCGATATTCATGGAATTTTATTCCGAAGCCGGAAAACGCATTCCTTTTAAAACGTTTTCAGATAGAAAAAGTATTTTATCCATTTAAAGAACTTTTTGATAGGAATAGTACTTGGGAAAAACGCAAAAAAGGAGCCTTGGAAACGAGGTTGGAGTGAGGAGACTATTTCTCCCGTTTATCGAAATCGAGGATGAAGGGGCCGGGACGGCTGCCTTCATTGGGGATGCGGCAGATTTTGTAGCTGTTGGAGGCGAGGAAGTAGTGCGAGTTTACGGCGGCGTCCACCGTAATGTTACCCTCGAAGAGGACTCCACGGTTGTAATCCAATTCTTGTCCTTTCATGGCCTCAAGATCGATAGGTTTTTCATTGACGATGACGCGCACGTATTCCGGCGGGCGTCCCAACAGGTCGCGATAGAGGCAGCGAGCGTGAAATACGCGCTTTTGAACGCGGGAAAGTTCGTAAAATTCCGCGCTGTGGAGATAGGGCGGCGGATCGCTCGCGGGAACGCCGAGACGCTCACCAATCGCCCGCACGATCAATTCCCCTTCGATAAAGAGATCGTCGCAACTTTTATACAGAAGAAAATTCCGAGCGAAAGAAGGAGGATAAACATATTCGCTCATGCCGAAACCAGCCAGCGCATTGGGAAACAAATCCCCTACGAAGCGGGAGAAGCGCGTGTCTTGAAGAATGCGTTCGGGATTGCGATACCAGGGAAGATATTTCTTTTCGAAAGTCTCAATGAACAGCGCGTCTTGCTCGGCATAGTTGCTTTCGGAAGCGTATTCGCGCCGAAACAGGTTCTCGTTCCAACTGCAGGAATGAAGGCGGAGGGAATAGTCAATGGTGCGGCCTTGATTCTTCCAATCCTGCAAGAATCGCTTCATTTGCCGCTGCTCGTAAAAAGAATAGGAGGTTTCGGGCCAGGTCTCGGTCCAGAAAACGCCGTCTCCCCCGTGAATCATGGGGTGAACCGCGCGCCCCATCGCCACGCCGTCCACATCGAAAATGGGAAAAATCATAAAAATTGTCCGGCGCTTGATGGCGGCGGCGGCGGGATCGTCTGAAAGAAGATATTCGATTGCGCCGCGGGCGATCCAGGAACTGGCCGTCTCGTAAGCGTCCTCGCGGCAAAGAAGCAAGACGCATTTTTTTTCTTCGGCGGGACTTTGGGGATCGGTGACGAAAACGATGGGGATTTTCAATTTCTTAATGGGGGATTCGCACAAGGTTTGAATTTGTACATGAGGATGAGAAGAGATTTCTTTTTCAAGACGATCGCGATCGGCATTAGAGAAAGGCGGCGCGAAAGCGATCCAGGCGCGGTTTTGCGCGAAAGAATGAGTGAAAGAGTATCGGACTTTGCTCTCGTCGCCGGGAATATCTAGGATGATGCGATTTTTGATAAAAGCCCAGTTTTGGCGGTCGTAGCTTAAAACCGGGAGATTGTCGCCGCCGAAATAGTCGTCCCGCGCCTGCTCGAAAACGAAGGTCAACGTTTTATTGAGGATGCCGTCCAATTGGAAATAATACCACAGCCCGCCGGAGCCGGGAGCGTGGGATAGAATAATATTGTTGGATTCGGCGGTGCGCCATCCCCCCAAAGAGCCGTTTTCAAAATCCCAAGTCAATTCGACATTCGCGGCGGCGAAGCCATTGGCTGCCGCCAGCGTTATCGTCAAAAACAACAAGAAAACAAGCGTTTTGCTTTTCATAATTCCCCTGCTGGGCGCCAGGCTGGAAATTCCCTATCACATTAAGAAATTCCCCGTTGCTACGCAAGGGAACAATGAGTTAAAGCATAACGCCGCCGATCTTTTGTCCCAATAAAACCGCTCCCATAATTACGACTTCTTCGCCTAGAGCCGCTGGGACGATTTCGTAACGATTCATGAAGGGCTTGAATACGAATTGTTTGACTTTCTGGCGCAACGCATCCCAAAAGAGCGGCCCCATTAGAGAGACGCCGCCGCCGATGACGATGCGCTCCGGGTGGAGAAGGGCGATGACGTTGCTTATGGCGATGGCCAGCGCCGTACAGGTATCTTCCAGTAGGGCGTTGGCGAGGAGGTCGTCCCGCTCCGCCGCCGTGTAGACGGTTTGTGCGGTTACGGCATCCGAGCTCCCAGCGAGTTCGGGCATGATGGAGGATTCGCCCGCTTCGACGGCTTCCCGCGCGCGGCGTCCGATCGACCAACCGGAACAGACGAGTTCAAGTTTTTCCGGCTCGCCCGTTTCCGGATCGGGTATCCAGGTATGGCCGATTTCCGCCGCGCCAAGGCCTTGGCCTTCGTCCATGACTCCGTCCGTAATCAAACCGCCGCCGATGCCGCTGCCAATGGTGATGTAGAAGATGCGGCGCAAACCGCGCCCCGCTCCCATCATCGCCTCGGCGTAGCCCGCGAGGGTGGCGTCGTTCTGGATAGAGGCGGGAACGTTCCAACTCTCCTCCAGCCATTGTTTGAGGGGGAAATTGTCCCAGCCTTCGATCTGATGGGAGACGAGCGCCGTTCCCGTTTTGGAATCGATAGGGCCGCCGAAGCCGACGCCGATTCCGGCGATATCCTGGCGGGAAAGGCCGGATTCGCGCAAGGCCTGCTCCATCAGGGAAGGCAGAGCTTCGCGGATGCCCTCGCCGCCGCGCGCCGCGTCGACTT comes from Candidatus Omnitrophota bacterium and encodes:
- a CDS encoding LamG domain-containing protein, with the protein product MVKKFLTIAGVAFGVLTLAPFAYSQNPGDVYFWEFNEGSGLTVMDNMGLFKANLGIIVTDADLPGNSDDSPSGKSGDKSLIPGKGLTVDDSVDPILDIQSGPITMEAWIKVSALNQYNGIAAYGASYKMGINDGTIVWTFYDVDDVESGVAMSADNIWHHVAAAWEPGVGVDFYVDGELAGYKETANSGRALQNNKLDIGSETNGAVPLQGLVDRLRIHNAVLNETQLDSDAANPKTPLDSTLVSYSFDEGGEPYQNAAPAKRPAVSTAAFGSKDAIPAFSTDTPTGKAGDYSLSFDGTDQVIYPDEGDIMSFWDEDFTFEAWVKFDAANQKAARVVLLAYGIGGQSGYSFSFRPRLAAQSLADSPSGKAGDLSVKYPVSGDDSANKILAIQGGPITMEAWVKIDKFGTYDDIMRYGSSYKMGFHNGNLLFTLLGIVDVESTYQLAADQTWHHIAMAWDPGAGVSFYVDGELKEYIGNTDAARDLQNNILSIGSSDTGSSPLYGAIDRARIHNAVLKVSELDSAAANPKAPLAKTIVSYNFDSAMPYQNGAGAALPLDAMYEGSLMTVTTYGILDAHSNAVIPNDMKWHHIAAEHQQGVELRFYVDGQLADRMDYTGGVRMADVLNFYIGCESGGGLPYTGLLDRLKITRGAVPQEELDYFTPVAVKEWSLF
- a CDS encoding DUF2203 domain-containing protein → MPHFDKHFSLNEANSLIPRLREIFHSMRALLEEAREFHANPSNLAQGLKGRTNGTQFHHVRRRNEFQHRLNSLVSEIADQGIVIQDIERGLIDFPSIIEGEEVFLCYELSDGDEIQFWHELDAGYAGRKSLPVDFF
- a CDS encoding NUDIX hydrolase, which produces MSRPWEKKSSRYVAHYRIFHLREDICVSPRNGVELPAYVLETRDWINIIPLTPDREVVMVHQYRFGTEEMSLEIPGGLADPSDGSMLEAARRELREETGYDSEEVIPLGAVRPNPAILNNTCHLFLAKNVILKYDQSLDDGEDIRVELVPLAKIPQLIQEGKIVHSLVLNAFYLFDLLRAGR
- a CDS encoding M14 family zinc carboxypeptidase, whose protein sequence is MKSKTLVFLLFLTITLAAANGFAAANVELTWDFENGSLGGWRTAESNNIILSHAPGSGGLWYYFQLDGILNKTLTFVFEQARDDYFGGDNLPVLSYDRQNWAFIKNRIILDIPGDESKVRYSFTHSFAQNRAWIAFAPPFSNADRDRLEKEISSHPHVQIQTLCESPIKKLKIPIVFVTDPQSPAEEKKCVLLLCREDAYETASSWIARGAIEYLLSDDPAAAAIKRRTIFMIFPIFDVDGVAMGRAVHPMIHGGDGVFWTETWPETSYSFYEQRQMKRFLQDWKNQGRTIDYSLRLHSCSWNENLFRREYASESNYAEQDALFIETFEKKYLPWYRNPERILQDTRFSRFVGDLFPNALAGFGMSEYVYPPSFARNFLLYKSCDDLFIEGELIVRAIGERLGVPASDPPPYLHSAEFYELSRVQKRVFHARCLYRDLLGRPPEYVRVIVNEKPIDLEAMKGQELDYNRGVLFEGNITVDAAVNSHYFLASNSYKICRIPNEGSRPGPFILDFDKREK
- a CDS encoding ROK family protein, translated to MKAAIGVEIGGTKLQAGVGFRDEKLISLVRAQVDAARGGEGIREALPSLMEQALRESGLSRQDIAGIGVGFGGPIDSKTGTALVSHQIEGWDNFPLKQWLEESWNVPASIQNDATLAGYAEAMMGAGRGLRRIFYITIGSGIGGGLITDGVMDEGQGLGAAEIGHTWIPDPETGEPEKLELVCSGWSIGRRAREAVEAGESSIMPELAGSSDAVTAQTVYTAAERDDLLANALLEDTCTALAIAISNVIALLHPERIVIGGGVSLMGPLFWDALRQKVKQFVFKPFMNRYEIVPAALGEEVVIMGAVLLGQKIGGVML